One Rhodamnia argentea isolate NSW1041297 unplaced genomic scaffold, ASM2092103v1 Rarg_v2.32, whole genome shotgun sequence genomic window carries:
- the LOC125313451 gene encoding NADH-ubiquinone oxidoreductase chain 3 — MMSEFAPICIYLVISPLLSLILLGVPFPFASNSSTYPEKLSAYECGFDPSGDARSRFDIRFYLVSILFIIPDPEVTFFFPWAVPPNKIDSFGSWSMMAFLLILTIGSLYEWKRGASDRE, encoded by the coding sequence ATGATGTCAGAATTTGCACCTATTTGTATCTATTTAGTGATTAGTCCGCTACTTTCTTTGATCCTACTCGGTGTTCCTTTTCCATTTGCTTCCAATAGTTCGACCTACCCAGAAAAATTGTCGGCCTACGAATGTGGTTTCGATCCTTCCGGTGATGCCAGAAGTCGTTTCGATATACGATTTTATcttgtttcaattttatttattatccCTGATCCGGAAgtcacctttttctttccttgggCAGTACCTCCCAACAAGATTGATTCGTTTGGATCTTGGTCCATGATGGcctttttattgattttgacGATTGGATCTCTCTATGAATGGAAAAGGGGTGCTTCGGATCGGGAGTAA
- the LOC125313450 gene encoding ribosomal protein S12, mitochondrial yields the protein MPTLNQLIRYGREEKRRTDRTRALDQCPQKQGVCLRVSTRTPKKPNSALRKIAKVRLSNRHDIFAYIPGEGHNLQEHSMVLIRGGRVKDLPGVKSHCIRGVKDLLGIPDRRRGRSKYGAEKPKSR from the coding sequence ATGCCTACATTAAATCAATTGATTCGTTATGGTAGAGAAGAAAAACGGCGCACGGACCGTACTCGAGCTTTGGATCAATGTCCCCAGAAGCAAGGAGTATGCCTGCGTGTTTCAACGAGAACACCGAAAAAACCTAATTCAGCTCTACGTAAGATAGCCAAAGTACGATTGAGCAATCGACATGATATATTTGCTTACATTCCGGGCGAAGGTCATAATTTGCAGGAACATTCTATGGTCTTAATAAGAGGAGGTAGAGTGAAAGATTTGCCAGGTGTGAAATCCCATTGTATTCGAGGAGTCAAGGATTTGCTGGGAATTCCGGATCGAAGAAGAGGCAGATCAAAATATGGTGCGGAAAAACCCAAATCGAGATGA